In Dryocola sp. LX212, the genomic stretch CTTTAGAGGGTTTATTTAAAGTTGACGGTTGCCACTTGGTAAATCGGTTAGTGTTAACTGGGGGGACGCAGGATATCCACAAAATGAACCGCCCCCTCCAGACACCGTTAACCCAGAGAGAGTTGTGAATCGGTGCTGGGAATGTCCAGCACTACATCGTTGCCATCACGTTTAAACGCAATTTGTACGCATATTTTACTGAAATTCCAATTGCATTGGGAAGTTTTATACTGATTTTAGATTTTACTTTTCTGTGGCTGTTATTTTATATAAAACCATCACGGCGGCGGCTAAGATCGCTTTATTAATTTGCGGGAAGGCATTGTGGGTAAGCGCTAGTCTCAGCTATCCTGGCTGAAGATATAGAGACCCCGGCTATAATTATTTAATTAAAAGGGGAACAGCATCGGCACCATCACAACGCTTACCACCATCACAATCACCGTGAAAGGTACGCCCAGCTTTACGAAGTCGCTGAACTTGTAGTTCCCCGGTCCCAGCACCAGCGTATTGACCGGGGAAGAAACAGGCGTCATGAACGCGGCGGAAGCGGCAAGCGCCACAATCATCGCAAACGGATAAGGGGACACGCCCATTGTTTTTGCGGCAGCCAGAGCAATCGGCGCCATTAATACGGCCGTTGCGGTATTAGAGATAAACAGCCCGATAGCCGCACACATCACGAACAGGCACACCAGCATGATGTACGGCCCGTAACCGCCTCCGAATGACATTAACCCGCTGACGATTAAATCCACCCCGCCGGTTTTCTGCAGCGCCAGCGCAAACGGCATCATGCCAACGATCAGGATGATGCTCGGCCAGTGAATGGCTTTATAGGCGCTTTCCATGTCGATACAGCGGAATTTACCCATCAGCAGGCAGGCGATAATGGCCGCGATGGGGTTGGGAACTTCATCAGTCAGCATCAGCGCCACCATCAAGGCCAGGCAGAAGATGGCGTGCGGGGCCTGACTGTGGGCAGGAGAGGCTTCCCCTTCCTCTACCGGCAGGTTTAACACCAGGAAATCGCGGCTTTTCTGGTTCAGCTGGCTGATAAGCTTCCAGTCCCCCACCACCAGCAGAATATCCCCCAGCTGAAGAGCCTCATCCACCAGCACGCCTTCCAGCGCCTCGCCGCTGCGCTTAAGGCCTACCACGTTCAGCCCGTAGCGGGTACGAAAGCCGATTTCTCGCAGCGTCTGGCCGATAAGTTCTGAATCCGGGATCATCGACACTTCCGCCATGCCAACATCCAGCGCCTGGTCAGAGAAGTAGTCTCCACGCAGCACCATAGGCTCCAGCATCTGCTGGGTGCAAAACTCCCTGAGATCCACATCCGAGGAGGACATATCAATCAGCAGCACGTCGCGGGCGCGGAACTCCGTTACCCCGGTAACGTTGACGATCACCCGACGGAATTTACGCCAGCGCTCCAGGCCAATCACGTTG encodes the following:
- a CDS encoding SLC13 family permease codes for the protein MSSELIWVLSLLGIAVVLFATGKVRMDAIALLVIIAFVLSGTLTLSEAFSGFSDPNVILIAALFILGDGLVRTGVATKMGSWLVSAAGSSETKMLVLLMLTVAGLGAFMSSTGVVAIFIPVVLSVSMRMKISPSRLMMPLSFAGLISGMMTLVATPPNLVINSELLREGLHGFNFFSVTPIGLVVLVLGIVYMLFARFALKGQNKEDGRAGWKRRTFRDLIKEYRLTGRARRLAIRPGSPMVGHRLDDLKLRERYGANVIGLERWRKFRRVIVNVTGVTEFRARDVLLIDMSSSDVDLREFCTQQMLEPMVLRGDYFSDQALDVGMAEVSMIPDSELIGQTLREIGFRTRYGLNVVGLKRSGEALEGVLVDEALQLGDILLVVGDWKLISQLNQKSRDFLVLNLPVEEGEASPAHSQAPHAIFCLALMVALMLTDEVPNPIAAIIACLLMGKFRCIDMESAYKAIHWPSIILIVGMMPFALALQKTGGVDLIVSGLMSFGGGYGPYIMLVCLFVMCAAIGLFISNTATAVLMAPIALAAAKTMGVSPYPFAMIVALAASAAFMTPVSSPVNTLVLGPGNYKFSDFVKLGVPFTVIVMVVSVVMVPMLFPF